The proteins below are encoded in one region of Oncorhynchus nerka isolate Pitt River linkage group LG15, Oner_Uvic_2.0, whole genome shotgun sequence:
- the LOC135560233 gene encoding probable G-protein coupled receptor — translation MEKSGPMLASTPNRTGANLTTSLWGPNPTVPAEVGVVTGSQSQIKDLIGLFAMVTLNLIALLANTGVMVAIARAPHLKRFAFVCHLCAVDLLCAILLMPLGIISNSPFFGTVVFTVLECQVYIFLNVFLICASILTITAISVERYYYIVHPMRYEVKMSINLAIGVMLFIWVKSILLALVTLFGWPAYGAHSSIAANHCSLHWSHSRLRKVFAVLFSVMCFLLPAVVIFAVYCNVYKVARSAALQHTPTPTTWASSNPAKRPNRSDSINSQTTIITTTRSLPHRLSPEMAFSGGKAALTLVIIVGQFLLCWLPYFSFHLHLSFSSSLQSPGDVEEAVTWLAYSSFAVNPFFYGLLNRQIREELVKFRRCCSSRPVELGTSSHEGSLQENFLQFIQRSSNTAETRSSGANSSPRNTLDQGVRIPGQIPEEHG, via the coding sequence ATGGAGAAGTCTGGTCCGATGCTGGCTTCTACTCCTAATCGCACAGGGGCCAACCTCACAACCAGCCTATGGGGACCCAACCCCACAGTTCCTGCAGAGGTGGGGGTGGTCACCGGCTCCCAGTCTCAGATCAAGGATCTGATTGGGCTGTTTGCAATGGTGACCCTTAACCTCATCGCCCTATTGGCTAACACTGGAGTCATGGTGGCCATAGCCCGCGCCCCTCACCTGAAGAGGTTTGCCTTTGTGTGCCACCTGTGTGCAGTGGACCTGCTGTGTGCCATCCTCCTCATGCCTCTGGGCATCATCTCTAACTCGCCCTTCTTCGGCACTGTGGTGTTCACCGTGCTGGAGTGCCAGGTCTACATCTTCCTCAACGTGTTCCTCATCTGTGCCTCCATCCTCACCATCACCGCCATCAGTGTGGAGCGTTACTACTACATTGTCCATCCCATGCGCTACGAGGTGAAGATGAGCATCAACCTGGCCATTGGCGTCATGCTCTTCATCTGGGTAAAGTCCATCCTGCTGGCCCTGGTCACCCTGTTTGGCTGGCCTGCCTACGGGGCCCACAGCTCCATCGCTGCCAACCACTGCTCCCTCCACTGGAGCCACAGTCGGCTGAGGAAGGTGTTCGCTGTGCTCTTCAGCGTGATGTGTTTCCTGCTACCCGCCGTGGTCATCTTCGCAGTCTACTGTAACGTGTACAAGGTTGCACGCTCGGCCGCCCTGCAGCACACACCCACACCTACCACATGGGCCTCGTCCAACCCGGCCAAACGTCCCAACCGTTCTGACTCCATCAACAGCCAGACAACCATCATCACAACCACCCGCAGCCTGCCCCACAGACTATCCCCTGAGATGGCCTTCAGTGGAGGTAAGGCTGCCCTCACCCTGGTGATCATTGTGGGTCAGTTCCTGCTCTGCTGGCTGCCTTACTTCTCCTTCCACTTGCACCTGTCGTTCAGCTCATCCCTGCAGAGCCccggagatgtggaggaggctgtTACCTGGCTGGCCTACTCCTCCTTCGCTGTCAACCCTTTCTTCTATGGCCTGCTCAACAGGCAAATCAGGGAGGAGCTGGTCAAGTTCCGGCGCTGCTGCTCCTCCAGGCCGGTGGAGCTGGGTACCTCCAGCCACGAGGGCTCCCTGCAGGAGAACTTCCTCCAGTTCATTCAGAGGTCCAGCAACACGGCCGAAACTCGCTCCAGCGGCGCCAACTCCAGCCCCAGGAACACTCTGGACCAGGGGGTCAGGATCCCTGGACAGATACCAGAGGAGCATGGCTAA